In Halobacillus amylolyticus, the following proteins share a genomic window:
- the moaC gene encoding cyclic pyranopterin monophosphate synthase MoaC: MSEFTHFNDQGRAKMVDISEKGDTVRTAVAKTSVEVNKSIYHKITNQTMAKGDVLAVAQVAGIMAAKKTSDWIPMCHPLSLKGIDVNFDWQVEDTYQLLIEVQVKTKGSTGVEMEALTAASATALTVYDMCKAVDKGMVIGPTYLDEKTGGKSGDYRRED; encoded by the coding sequence ATGTCTGAGTTTACTCATTTTAATGACCAAGGGCGCGCGAAGATGGTCGATATATCTGAAAAAGGTGATACCGTACGTACGGCTGTTGCTAAAACAAGTGTTGAAGTGAATAAGTCGATTTATCATAAGATCACGAATCAAACGATGGCTAAGGGGGATGTGTTAGCTGTCGCACAAGTAGCCGGGATTATGGCAGCTAAAAAAACGTCTGATTGGATTCCTATGTGTCACCCGCTCTCGTTAAAAGGGATCGACGTGAACTTTGATTGGCAGGTAGAAGATACGTATCAACTGCTGATCGAAGTTCAGGTGAAAACAAAGGGGAGCACGGGGGTAGAAATGGAAGCGTTAACCGCTGCTTCTGCAACGGCGCTAACCGTGTATGATATGTGTAAAGCTGTAGACAAGGGGATGGTCATCGGTCCGACCTATCTCGATGAGAAAACAGGTGGGAAGAGTGGAGACTATCGCAGAGAAGATTGA
- the tsaB gene encoding tRNA (adenosine(37)-N6)-threonylcarbamoyltransferase complex dimerization subunit type 1 TsaB, with protein sequence MNVLAIDTSNYVMGVAIVKDGTVTGELVTNVKKNHSIRLMPAIEQLMNETATKPEDLDRIAVAHGPGSYTGVRIGITTAKTMAWSLQIPVVGVSSLEAVARQGELFSGYVCPFFDARRGLVYTGLYDSNMKLVRDETNILMENWLDELKGIDEPVLFLSQDILVFEELVKDKLGEMAVVPSAAYHYARPSLIALVGATKEPAHIHDLVPNYLRIPEAEAKWLEQQGKK encoded by the coding sequence ATGAATGTATTAGCGATAGATACATCTAATTATGTGATGGGTGTAGCGATAGTAAAAGACGGTACAGTTACGGGAGAGCTTGTAACGAATGTAAAGAAAAACCATTCGATACGATTAATGCCTGCGATTGAGCAGTTGATGAATGAAACGGCTACAAAACCTGAAGATCTTGATCGGATCGCGGTTGCTCACGGTCCGGGGTCCTACACAGGTGTGCGAATTGGGATAACGACAGCTAAAACGATGGCGTGGTCACTCCAAATCCCTGTCGTCGGGGTATCTAGTCTTGAGGCTGTGGCCAGACAGGGTGAGTTGTTTAGCGGTTACGTATGTCCTTTTTTTGATGCAAGGAGAGGGCTTGTGTACACGGGATTGTATGATTCAAATATGAAGTTAGTAAGAGATGAGACAAATATATTAATGGAAAACTGGCTGGACGAGTTAAAGGGGATAGATGAGCCGGTTTTATTTTTAAGTCAAGACATATTGGTCTTTGAAGAGCTAGTAAAAGACAAGCTTGGAGAGATGGCAGTTGTCCCAAGTGCAGCTTATCACTATGCGCGGCCATCTTTAATTGCCTTAGTTGGTGCAACAAAAGAGCCAGCACACATTCATGACCTTGTTCCTAATTATCTAAGGATACCTGAAGCTGAGGCAAAGTGGCTTGAGCAACAGGGAAAGAAATAA
- a CDS encoding ABC-F family ATP-binding cassette domain-containing protein, with the protein MILMQLNQLTKRFGAELILSNIKLEVQMHDRIAIVGRNGAGKSTLLKMMAGEMSHDSGDIFKPKDVTMEYLAQNTGLDSEQSIWIEMEGVFAYLKRLESELRKMETNMADPALMEDQDTYQKLLSSYDEKQDYFKRSGGYQYEAEIKAVLNGLNFHDFDWSTPITSLSGGQKTRLALGKLLLTKPDILILDEPTNHLDIETLSWLEGYLQGYEGAVVIVSHDRYFLDEIVNTVYEIAHQGSKKFHGNYSDYLKKKEADYELELKHFEKQQSEIKRMEEFVQKNIVRATTSKRAQSRRKQLEKMDKLDKPKTDQQSAKFSFQVEKKSGNDVLKLSNLEFQYDPGSPVLFNHLSVHLQRSDSVALVGPNGVGKTTLLKTIIGELQATGGTIMLGTNVQVGYYDQEQTKLHSKKTVLYELWDEYPLKNEKDIRTILGNFLFSGEDVLKPVSALSGGEKARLSLAKLMMLEANFLILDEPTNHLDLDSKEVLESALIDYPGTILFVSHDRYFINKIATQVVEMHPEETRTFLGDYDYYVQKKQEEVELQQLEEAEAVGQRGNVEEPQMKNSFEQDKADKREERKRQRRITEIEQEIENIESKVEEIEALLCDPEIYQDHEKSLELTESNQTYQQQIETLMEEWEDLHE; encoded by the coding sequence ATGATTCTCATGCAATTGAATCAATTAACAAAGCGTTTTGGGGCTGAGTTAATTTTATCGAATATTAAACTAGAAGTACAAATGCACGATCGAATCGCCATCGTTGGGCGAAATGGAGCGGGCAAAAGTACCCTTCTTAAAATGATGGCTGGGGAAATGAGCCATGATTCTGGTGATATTTTTAAACCCAAGGATGTCACTATGGAATATTTAGCACAGAATACCGGACTAGATTCCGAACAATCAATCTGGATTGAGATGGAAGGTGTGTTTGCTTATCTAAAGCGCTTAGAGAGTGAATTGCGGAAGATGGAGACGAACATGGCTGATCCGGCGCTTATGGAAGACCAGGATACTTATCAGAAACTGCTATCAAGTTATGATGAAAAACAGGATTATTTCAAGCGATCTGGCGGCTATCAATATGAAGCGGAGATTAAAGCTGTGCTCAACGGCCTGAACTTCCACGACTTCGATTGGAGTACACCAATTACTTCATTAAGTGGTGGTCAAAAAACGCGCCTAGCCCTCGGTAAACTGCTTTTGACTAAGCCTGATATTCTCATTCTTGATGAGCCGACCAACCACCTGGATATAGAGACACTTTCCTGGTTAGAAGGCTATCTGCAAGGCTATGAAGGGGCCGTTGTCATCGTTTCTCACGACCGCTACTTCTTAGATGAAATCGTCAACACTGTTTATGAAATTGCTCACCAGGGTTCGAAGAAATTTCACGGCAACTACAGTGATTATTTAAAAAAGAAAGAAGCCGACTACGAACTTGAATTAAAACATTTTGAAAAACAACAATCTGAAATTAAACGAATGGAAGAATTTGTCCAGAAAAATATTGTCCGTGCGACAACTAGTAAACGTGCACAAAGCCGAAGGAAACAACTCGAGAAAATGGACAAGCTCGACAAACCCAAAACAGACCAGCAATCCGCTAAATTCAGTTTCCAGGTTGAGAAAAAGAGCGGGAATGATGTACTGAAACTGAGCAATCTTGAATTTCAATATGACCCTGGCTCCCCAGTATTATTTAATCATTTATCCGTGCATCTACAACGTAGTGATTCCGTTGCCTTAGTCGGTCCAAATGGTGTGGGGAAAACAACATTGCTAAAAACAATCATTGGTGAGTTACAGGCGACTGGTGGAACGATCATGCTAGGAACGAACGTTCAGGTCGGCTACTACGATCAAGAACAAACGAAGCTGCATTCGAAAAAGACAGTGTTGTATGAACTTTGGGATGAGTATCCACTGAAGAACGAGAAAGATATAAGGACGATCCTCGGTAATTTCCTTTTCTCAGGAGAGGATGTGCTGAAGCCCGTTTCTGCCCTCAGCGGCGGGGAAAAGGCGCGGCTATCCCTAGCTAAATTGATGATGCTGGAAGCCAATTTTCTTATCCTGGATGAACCGACGAACCATTTGGATCTTGACAGTAAGGAAGTACTTGAATCTGCACTCATTGACTATCCAGGAACAATCCTGTTCGTTTCCCATGACCGTTATTTTATTAACAAAATTGCTACTCAAGTCGTAGAAATGCATCCAGAAGAAACGCGCACATTCCTCGGGGACTATGATTACTATGTTCAAAAGAAACAAGAGGAAGTAGAGCTTCAGCAGCTTGAGGAAGCAGAGGCTGTTGGACAACGAGGTAATGTCGAAGAACCTCAGATGAAGAATAGCTTTGAACAAGATAAAGCGGATAAGCGGGAAGAACGAAAACGTCAGCGGCGAATCACGGAAATCGAACAAGAGATCGAGAATATAGAAAGCAAGGTTGAAGAAATCGAAGCATTACTCTGCGACCCTGAAATCTATCAAGACCATGAAAAATCACTTGAGCTGACCGAAAGCAACCAAACCTATCAACAACAAATCGAAACCCTCATGGAAGAATGGGAAGATCTCCATGAATAG
- the tsaD gene encoding tRNA (adenosine(37)-N6)-threonylcarbamoyltransferase complex transferase subunit TsaD, translating into MSQDQYVLAIETSCDETAVAIVKNECELVANVVASQIESHKRFGGVVPEIASRHHIEQITLTLEEAFTESNIELDRIDTIAVTEGPGLVGALLVGVNAAKALAFAKQKPLVGVHHIAGHIYANRLEKEFEFPLLSLVVSGGHTELILMKEHGTFEVIGETRDDAAGEAYDKVARTLKLPYPGGPHIDKLAAEGEANIDFPRAWLEDGSYDFSFSGLKSAVINKLHNAKQKNETLKPEDVAASFQESVVDVLSTKAYRAAKEYGVKQIIVAGGVAANQGLRSALHQKFAEEDIELLIPPLHLCTDNAAMIAAAGAVAFNQGHRAGYNLNANPALSLERYGQRKQ; encoded by the coding sequence ATGAGTCAAGATCAATACGTACTGGCGATTGAAACGAGTTGTGATGAAACGGCTGTAGCGATTGTGAAAAATGAGTGCGAGTTAGTGGCGAATGTCGTTGCATCGCAAATTGAAAGTCATAAACGGTTTGGTGGCGTTGTACCTGAGATTGCTTCAAGGCACCATATTGAACAGATTACATTGACGCTTGAAGAGGCATTCACGGAATCAAATATTGAATTAGACCGGATCGATACAATTGCTGTAACGGAAGGGCCAGGTTTAGTTGGGGCATTACTCGTTGGGGTGAATGCGGCCAAAGCTTTAGCCTTTGCCAAGCAGAAACCGCTTGTCGGTGTACATCATATCGCCGGACACATTTATGCGAATCGGTTGGAAAAAGAGTTTGAGTTCCCGTTGCTTTCGTTGGTGGTCTCAGGGGGACATACAGAACTCATTTTAATGAAAGAGCATGGAACCTTTGAAGTGATTGGTGAAACGAGGGATGATGCTGCTGGGGAAGCGTATGATAAAGTAGCCCGAACGTTAAAGCTTCCTTATCCTGGCGGTCCTCATATCGATAAATTGGCTGCGGAAGGAGAGGCGAATATAGACTTCCCCCGTGCCTGGCTTGAGGATGGATCCTATGACTTCAGTTTTAGTGGGTTGAAATCAGCAGTTATCAACAAGCTGCACAATGCAAAGCAAAAAAATGAAACATTAAAGCCTGAAGATGTGGCGGCTAGTTTTCAAGAGAGCGTTGTTGACGTGTTATCCACAAAAGCATATCGTGCAGCGAAGGAATACGGAGTGAAACAAATCATTGTAGCTGGGGGTGTAGCTGCGAATCAGGGCTTAAGATCTGCTCTTCACCAAAAGTTTGCTGAGGAGGATATCGAGCTGCTGATCCCACCTCTCCACTTATGTACAGATAATGCTGCAATGATTGCTGCAGCAGGTGCTGTGGCTTTTAATCAAGGTCATCGAGCAGGATATAATTTAAATGCAAATCCAGCTTTGAGCTTGGAAAGGTATGGTCAGCGTAAGCAATAA
- a CDS encoding SprT family protein: MSINQQNLHKFTNRISLEFFGKPYVDHVTFNHRLRTTGGRYIPSKRVIELNPKYLKEMDEEEFVGIVKHELCHYHLHIEGKGFAHKDRAFKELLKKTGAPRHCKPLPSEEKKKKHAYICKHCAHEYIRRKRINTAKYRCGKCRGELKKI, translated from the coding sequence ATGTCGATCAATCAACAAAACTTACATAAATTCACTAACAGAATATCACTCGAGTTTTTCGGGAAACCATATGTAGATCATGTAACCTTCAATCACCGATTGAGAACAACAGGGGGGAGGTACATCCCCTCAAAAAGAGTTATTGAATTAAATCCTAAATACTTAAAGGAAATGGACGAAGAAGAATTTGTCGGTATTGTTAAACACGAGCTTTGCCATTATCATTTGCATATCGAAGGAAAAGGATTCGCCCATAAAGACCGAGCATTTAAGGAACTTTTAAAAAAGACAGGGGCCCCAAGGCACTGCAAGCCGCTACCCTCTGAAGAAAAAAAGAAGAAACATGCTTACATATGTAAGCACTGCGCACACGAATACATTCGAAGGAAAAGAATAAATACAGCTAAATATCGTTGTGGGAAATGCAGGGGAGAATTAAAAAAGATATAG
- the rimI gene encoding ribosomal protein S18-alanine N-acetyltransferase, whose product MVKIRKMLPDDIEEVMAVEHATFAVPWTAETFLNEVNGENPYAHYLVIEKNGAIFGYCGLWLIIDEAHVTNIAIHPEYRGQGYGEKLFRQSFKEAIEMGAIQLSLEVRVSNTAAQHMYRKFGLVPGGIRKNYYTDNGEDALVMWVGLK is encoded by the coding sequence ATGGTAAAGATACGAAAGATGCTGCCGGATGATATTGAGGAAGTGATGGCGGTGGAACATGCAACATTTGCTGTTCCTTGGACGGCGGAAACTTTTCTAAATGAGGTTAATGGTGAGAATCCATATGCACACTATTTAGTCATTGAAAAAAATGGCGCGATTTTTGGTTATTGTGGACTGTGGTTAATTATTGACGAAGCACATGTAACAAATATCGCGATTCATCCTGAGTATAGAGGTCAGGGATATGGGGAGAAGCTTTTTCGTCAGTCATTTAAAGAAGCAATTGAGATGGGTGCCATCCAGTTGAGCTTGGAAGTTCGTGTGTCGAATACGGCAGCCCAGCACATGTACCGAAAGTTTGGGCTGGTTCCTGGAGGTATACGCAAAAATTATTATACAGATAATGGTGAGGATGCATTAGTGATGTGGGTGGGATTAAAATGA
- the thiL gene encoding thiamine-phosphate kinase has translation MDEFSFIDSIKPSNYQQSSLIKGVDDDAAVFRQNTQDVVTAVDTMVDGVHFSRETMAPFYIGYRALAANLSDLAAMGAVPAFYLVSIVIPSDWVEHELREIYRGMSFLADDYRMDMIGGDTVSGKELVLSITVIGYVDRNKAKYRAEARSGDVLFVTGTLGDSRAGFECIVTNVDDEYLINRHRLPTPRVIFAKYLNSIGRVALNDVSDGIASESNEIAEASGVDIQIVFSDIPYYRSAADLFPEQYEDWMLSGGEDFELLGTVSESEWFTVQKAAERAGITVTKIGYVTESKEKDGRVYLSKNGQTSLLKKSGYTHLQEGRD, from the coding sequence ATGGATGAGTTTTCTTTTATAGATTCAATTAAACCTTCTAACTACCAGCAATCATCATTGATTAAAGGTGTGGATGATGATGCAGCTGTATTTCGGCAAAATACGCAAGACGTTGTGACAGCAGTGGATACGATGGTGGATGGGGTTCACTTTTCCCGTGAGACGATGGCACCTTTTTATATAGGATACCGTGCGTTGGCTGCTAATTTGAGTGATTTGGCTGCCATGGGGGCTGTGCCTGCCTTTTATCTAGTTTCCATTGTGATCCCTTCTGATTGGGTGGAACATGAGTTAAGGGAGATTTATCGTGGGATGTCTTTTTTAGCTGATGATTATAGGATGGACATGATTGGTGGAGATACGGTATCTGGTAAGGAACTGGTGCTCTCGATTACTGTGATCGGTTATGTTGATAGAAACAAGGCAAAGTATCGTGCAGAGGCTCGTTCTGGTGATGTTCTTTTTGTCACTGGTACGTTAGGTGATTCGAGAGCTGGTTTCGAATGTATTGTTACTAACGTAGATGACGAATATCTTATAAACAGACATCGATTGCCAACTCCAAGGGTCATTTTTGCAAAGTATTTGAATTCAATTGGCAGAGTGGCTTTGAATGATGTTAGTGATGGAATTGCTAGTGAGTCAAATGAAATTGCTGAAGCATCAGGTGTGGATATACAGATTGTGTTCAGTGATATCCCTTATTATAGGTCCGCAGCAGACCTTTTTCCAGAGCAATATGAGGACTGGATGTTATCTGGTGGAGAAGACTTTGAGTTACTAGGGACTGTTTCCGAAAGTGAGTGGTTCACAGTTCAAAAGGCTGCTGAACGTGCAGGTATCACTGTAACGAAAATAGGGTATGTAACTGAGTCTAAGGAGAAAGATGGTCGTGTTTATTTGTCTAAAAATGGACAGACTTCACTGCTGAAAAAGTCGGGTTACACACATTTGCAAGAAGGTCGTGATTAA
- the tsaE gene encoding tRNA (adenosine(37)-N6)-threonylcarbamoyltransferase complex ATPase subunit type 1 TsaE, which translates to MKSYEWKTESEKETLFFSGKLAEYLKPGDVLTLEGDLGSGKTTFTKGLAKGLGVTRTVNSPTFTIIKEYMGRIPLYHLDVYRLEDSDEDLGFEEFFDGDGVTVVEWSQFISEYLPEERLEITIEYCSETERRLKLQAHSPHFQKICEEIVR; encoded by the coding sequence GTGAAGAGTTATGAATGGAAAACAGAGTCTGAAAAGGAGACGCTCTTTTTTTCTGGAAAGCTGGCAGAGTACTTAAAACCAGGGGACGTGCTGACTTTAGAGGGAGACCTCGGTTCCGGAAAAACTACCTTTACTAAGGGGCTTGCAAAAGGGCTTGGGGTTACGCGTACGGTTAATAGCCCCACATTTACAATCATTAAGGAGTACATGGGAAGAATTCCTTTATATCATCTGGATGTATATCGGTTAGAGGATAGTGATGAGGATTTAGGGTTTGAAGAGTTTTTTGACGGCGATGGAGTGACCGTTGTTGAATGGTCTCAGTTCATTAGTGAGTATTTGCCAGAGGAGAGGCTGGAAATTACCATCGAATACTGTAGTGAAACAGAACGAAGGTTGAAGCTGCAAGCCCATTCGCCACATTTTCAAAAGATTTGTGAGGAGATAGTCAGATGA